The following are encoded together in the Pedobacter steynii genome:
- a CDS encoding FecR family protein, whose translation MQDKLTFQDMILKHFDEPENQILAAEVSRLRGQSEENEIYFQQTKRIWDNAAETQQLQGIDVEKSVLNFRLRLDAATYSEPRRIFSWSKVAAAAVVVIAVGIWIYSKETAVNYIVKKTDSAIDSVLLNDGSKIILAANSTVSYPETFSNAERPLNLLKGKAFFLVAKDSKRPFEVSIGNSKVKVLGTSFNISYSETNIDLLVETGKVMFTPNEKSKPSILQAGQGINYRYVENTIQMNNNENASAWFTKELRFVDTPLDEVCRQLSEYYGIHIELHDRKLTVKKFNANFKNTSLEEALTALKETYSIKIKREDQKIIIKSL comes from the coding sequence TTGCAAGACAAACTAACCTTTCAGGATATGATCCTGAAACACTTCGATGAACCAGAAAATCAAATTTTAGCGGCAGAGGTTTCTCGTTTGAGAGGTCAGTCTGAGGAAAATGAGATCTATTTTCAGCAGACGAAAAGAATATGGGACAATGCAGCTGAGACACAGCAATTGCAAGGAATTGATGTAGAGAAATCCGTACTTAATTTCAGATTACGCCTGGATGCAGCTACTTATTCTGAGCCTCGCAGAATTTTCAGCTGGAGTAAAGTCGCTGCCGCTGCAGTTGTGGTTATTGCTGTCGGAATATGGATTTATAGTAAAGAAACCGCGGTAAATTACATCGTTAAAAAAACAGATAGCGCCATAGACTCTGTGCTGTTAAACGATGGTTCTAAGATCATCCTGGCGGCAAATAGTACCGTTAGCTATCCTGAAACGTTTTCTAATGCCGAACGCCCCTTGAATTTATTAAAAGGGAAAGCCTTTTTTCTTGTCGCCAAGGATTCAAAGCGTCCTTTTGAAGTGTCTATCGGAAATTCCAAGGTTAAAGTCCTGGGTACTTCATTTAACATTAGTTATTCAGAAACAAATATAGATCTGTTGGTAGAAACGGGGAAAGTAATGTTTACGCCTAATGAGAAAAGCAAGCCTTCTATTCTGCAGGCCGGTCAAGGCATTAACTACCGCTATGTGGAAAACACCATACAGATGAATAATAATGAGAATGCTTCAGCCTGGTTTACAAAAGAATTGCGCTTCGTGGATACACCGCTCGATGAAGTCTGCAGGCAGCTAAGTGAGTATTATGGCATTCATATCGAGCTCCACGACCGGAAGCTTACCGTAAAGAAGTTTAATGCAAATTTTAAAAATACAAGTCTGGAGGAGGCATTAACCGCGCTGAAAGAGACTTATTCTATCAAAATAAAAAGGGAGGATCAGAAGATCATCATCAAGAGCTTATAA
- a CDS encoding SusC/RagA family TonB-linked outer membrane protein translates to MEKNYQRKLRRLKYGLSALLFFTFFCFSFAKADELQYGAIKTERLENYLRTIENAYKISFVYDAAQINKEMSIDVPVKLISIRTDLEPLKSRGINYSIVGKQVILKKAPVVAVNKDIVVKGIVRSKSANGQTETLPGASVREKGASNGVSTNSNGEFQIKVKDDAVLVFTAIGYKSQEITVAGKTAINVVLEEDISQLKEVTISTGYQNLNKKLFTGAATKLKAVDVERSGIQDVSRMLEGQVAGVSVQNVSGTFGAAPKIRVRGATSISGDNKPLWVVDGIILEDIVNISNEQLSTGDPSTLIGSSVAGLNPDDIESFEILRDASATAMYGARAMNGVVVVTTKKGKNTEGQPVISYSGNFTTFLKPTYSQFDIMNSADQMQVYLDMQGKGWLNHADVSSASNGGVFRKMYDQLYVYNPITKTYALRNDEASRTQFLNRYANANTDWFDLLFRNSLMQDHSLSIIAGSAKSKIYASTSFLNDSGWTVGDGVKRFTGTIRGNFDINDRLQIELSTQGNVRDQRSPGTVNRDNDAVSGRLNRDFDINPFKYALNTSRVLTAFNEDGSKEYFTQNYAPFNILNELENNSIKTSIVDLKVQAGLKYKILEGLKYSFDGAYRFVKSDREHSITEYSNTAQAYRAYGNQNVIENNRFLYRDPSKPGSLPQIVLPEGGFYNVTSNNLVNYYMRHSVEYDKVFNEDHLFNAFGSAELRYIDKQSRFNNGVGYQFDRGGVPFLTPDYFKQNIEANSFYYGMGTEYERYLSYMARAAYSYKGKYSINATGRYDGSNLLGESPVARWLPTWNVSGAWNMHEEDFFKKQNILSRATIRATYGLTASTANAKNSTIIFRNQTTRRPDNIDKESSIYIDGLENSELTWEKQYETNLGFDLGFFKERFSLSVDLYKRNGYDLIGRIPTSGIGGEGFKLANYADMKSKGIELTLNAKVIDHQKFKWSTNLNFGFHKGEITSLENEPTIFNLITEDGGARVGYPQRGLFSIVFDGLDHSTGVPTFINEKGERQSQSVYFQSNNLAHLKYEGQIDPKLTGGYSNRFSYGGFSLSALVTFSAGNKVRLSPNYSNRYTDLSATSNDFLGRWTMPGDELKTRIPSIADRYVEANLPVGAYPYNTYNYSTERVADGGFVRLKQVMLTYQVPKDWAKRIGASNASVGLVGNNVWLIYSDKRLNGQDPEFFGAGGVAMPIPHQYSLSLKLGF, encoded by the coding sequence ATGGAGAAAAACTACCAAAGAAAATTGCGGAGATTGAAGTATGGCCTCAGCGCCTTATTATTCTTCACTTTTTTTTGTTTTTCATTTGCGAAGGCAGATGAATTGCAGTATGGCGCGATCAAGACAGAGAGACTAGAGAATTATCTAAGAACAATAGAAAATGCTTACAAAATAAGTTTTGTTTATGATGCAGCTCAGATCAATAAGGAGATGAGTATTGACGTTCCTGTTAAGCTGATTTCTATCAGAACGGATCTTGAGCCGTTGAAATCAAGAGGGATTAACTATAGTATTGTCGGTAAACAGGTAATTCTGAAAAAGGCCCCTGTTGTAGCGGTAAACAAAGACATTGTAGTTAAAGGTATCGTAAGATCAAAGTCAGCCAATGGCCAAACCGAGACATTACCTGGTGCCAGTGTTCGTGAAAAAGGCGCTTCGAACGGGGTGTCGACCAATAGCAATGGTGAATTCCAGATCAAGGTAAAAGATGATGCTGTTCTTGTATTTACCGCAATCGGATATAAAAGTCAGGAAATAACCGTTGCAGGAAAGACAGCGATCAATGTAGTCCTGGAAGAAGACATCAGTCAGTTAAAGGAAGTAACTATTTCTACGGGTTACCAAAACCTGAATAAGAAGCTATTTACCGGTGCTGCTACAAAATTGAAGGCAGTAGATGTGGAGAGAAGCGGTATTCAGGATGTGAGTCGTATGTTGGAAGGTCAGGTAGCAGGGGTATCTGTGCAGAACGTTTCGGGTACTTTTGGTGCAGCTCCGAAAATTCGTGTACGTGGGGCAACGTCTATCAGTGGAGACAATAAGCCATTGTGGGTCGTAGATGGGATTATTCTTGAAGATATCGTCAATATTTCCAATGAGCAATTGTCGACAGGAGACCCTTCAACACTTATCGGATCCTCTGTAGCAGGTTTGAATCCTGATGACATTGAAAGCTTCGAAATTTTGAGAGATGCTTCTGCTACGGCAATGTATGGTGCAAGAGCAATGAATGGTGTGGTTGTAGTGACGACAAAAAAAGGTAAAAATACTGAGGGGCAGCCGGTAATTTCCTATTCCGGAAACTTCACTACTTTCTTAAAGCCTACCTATAGCCAGTTTGATATTATGAATTCTGCCGACCAAATGCAGGTTTATCTTGATATGCAAGGAAAAGGATGGTTAAATCACGCTGATGTTTCTTCAGCTTCAAATGGTGGTGTTTTTCGTAAGATGTATGACCAGTTGTATGTTTATAACCCCATCACAAAAACTTATGCGTTGAGAAATGATGAAGCCAGCCGCACTCAGTTTCTAAACCGTTATGCGAATGCGAATACAGATTGGTTTGATTTGTTATTCCGAAATTCTCTGATGCAAGATCATTCCCTTAGCATTATTGCGGGTTCGGCAAAATCTAAAATTTATGCTTCCACGAGTTTTTTAAATGATAGTGGCTGGACTGTAGGCGATGGTGTGAAACGCTTTACCGGTACTATCCGTGGAAATTTTGACATTAACGATCGGTTGCAGATTGAATTATCTACACAAGGAAACGTTAGAGATCAACGCAGTCCTGGTACCGTGAACAGGGACAATGATGCTGTTTCAGGCCGGTTAAATAGAGATTTTGATATTAATCCATTTAAATATGCATTGAATACCAGTCGTGTTCTAACTGCTTTTAATGAAGATGGCAGCAAAGAATATTTTACTCAAAACTATGCACCATTTAACATTCTGAATGAATTGGAAAACAATAGTATTAAGACAAGTATTGTTGATTTGAAAGTACAGGCAGGCTTAAAATATAAAATTCTGGAAGGTTTAAAGTATTCATTTGATGGAGCTTACCGGTTTGTGAAGTCAGACAGAGAGCATAGCATTACAGAATATTCTAACACTGCACAGGCTTACCGTGCGTATGGCAATCAAAATGTAATTGAAAACAATAGATTTTTATATAGAGATCCTAGTAAACCAGGATCACTTCCACAGATTGTACTTCCTGAAGGTGGGTTTTACAATGTCACCAGCAATAACCTTGTAAATTATTACATGCGTCATTCCGTTGAATATGATAAAGTTTTCAATGAGGATCACTTATTTAATGCATTTGGATCTGCGGAGTTGAGGTATATTGACAAACAGAGTCGTTTTAATAATGGAGTTGGTTATCAATTTGACAGAGGAGGGGTTCCCTTTTTAACTCCTGATTATTTTAAACAGAATATTGAGGCCAACAGTTTCTATTATGGAATGGGTACAGAATATGAACGTTATTTATCGTACATGGCAAGAGCCGCATATTCCTATAAAGGAAAATACAGTATCAATGCGACTGGCCGTTATGACGGTTCCAACCTGCTGGGAGAATCTCCTGTTGCGCGCTGGTTACCAACCTGGAATGTCAGTGGTGCATGGAATATGCATGAGGAAGATTTCTTCAAGAAACAAAACATTTTAAGCCGGGCAACCATACGTGCCACTTACGGCTTAACTGCAAGTACTGCAAATGCGAAAAACTCGACAATCATTTTCCGTAATCAAACAACCAGAAGACCTGATAATATTGATAAGGAATCTTCTATTTATATTGATGGTCTGGAAAACAGCGAGTTGACCTGGGAAAAGCAATATGAGACCAACCTTGGTTTTGATCTGGGCTTTTTTAAAGAAAGGTTCTCGCTATCTGTGGATTTATACAAACGTAATGGTTATGACCTGATCGGGCGTATTCCAACATCAGGAATCGGTGGTGAAGGCTTTAAGCTGGCTAACTATGCTGATATGAAATCCAAAGGAATTGAACTGACCTTGAATGCGAAGGTAATTGACCATCAGAAATTCAAATGGAGTACCAACTTAAATTTTGGTTTTCATAAAGGAGAAATCACCAGTCTTGAGAATGAGCCAACGATCTTCAATTTGATTACTGAAGATGGAGGAGCAAGGGTAGGTTATCCTCAACGTGGATTGTTCTCTATTGTATTTGATGGATTGGACCATTCAACAGGTGTTCCGACTTTTATTAACGAAAAAGGAGAGAGACAATCCCAGTCTGTTTATTTCCAAAGCAATAATCTTGCTCATCTGAAATATGAAGGTCAGATTGATCCTAAGTTAACCGGTGGTTATTCCAACAGATTTAGCTACGGAGGGTTTTCATTATCTGCATTGGTGACTTTCAGTGCGGGGAATAAAGTTCGTTTGAGTCCTAATTATAGCAATAGGTATACCGATCTTTCTGCCACATCAAATGATTTCCTTGGCCGCTGGACCATGCCAGGAGATGAGCTTAAAACAAGAATTCCTTCCATTGCCGATCGTTATGTCGAGGCTAATTTACCTGTCGGTGCTTATCCGTACAACACTTATAATTATTCTACTGAGCGCGTGGCAGATGGGGGTTTTGTTCGTCTGAAACAAGTTATGCTTACTTACCAGGTTCCAAAGGACTGGGCAAAACGCATTGGTGCGTCAAATGCTTCAGTAGGTTTGGTAGGTAATAACGTTTGGTTGATCTATTCGGATAAGCGTTTGAACGGACAAGATCCTGAATTTTTTGGAGCTGGAGGGGTTGCAATGCCAATTCCGCACCAATATTCACTATCATTAAAACTCGGATTTTAA
- a CDS encoding RagB/SusD family nutrient uptake outer membrane protein has translation MKLNKYIYYIALSGVLLTAAGCKKYLEKTPDLRTKLNSKDKVAQLLVSAYPKADYLSFTENSSDNSEDKGPSTEYIDYGSNTLWEAAYFWRDFENGASTPGSSDGYWNACYLAIASANSALEYIDEHPNDVSLIPYRGEALVARAYAHFMLVTLYSKTYNIGGDNTSPGIPYVTKPETVVAGQYKRETVRETYDKIERDLTEGITMINNSVYKVPKYHFTSNAANAFAARFYLFKGDYNKVITYAGKVFTSAAQAKTMLRPWNTSYLALSSGEFRTAFTQSNQNSNLLLAEAGSAWARNFYGRYSLGQTVMATIDGPNISGGRFAHRNFNREPFYSLLKFKELFFESQIGSGFGDPYVMVPLFTSDELLMNRAEAYSSSNQFDLALADINTFLSTRILNYNPAAHEVTLAKIATYYGTPDAKAGLIKTILDLKKVEFISEGLRWFDLNRHKLTIRHLVLDANRGKTYIELKADDPRRLFQLPNPVVKAGLELNPR, from the coding sequence ATGAAACTTAATAAATATATCTATTATATCGCATTGTCCGGAGTGCTTTTGACCGCGGCAGGATGCAAAAAATACCTGGAAAAGACACCGGATTTACGTACCAAACTAAATTCTAAAGATAAGGTTGCTCAATTATTAGTATCTGCTTATCCAAAGGCAGATTACCTTTCTTTTACAGAGAACTCTTCGGATAATTCAGAAGATAAAGGACCAAGTACAGAATATATAGATTACGGTTCAAATACGTTATGGGAAGCTGCTTATTTCTGGAGAGATTTTGAAAATGGCGCAAGTACCCCCGGCAGCTCCGATGGTTATTGGAATGCATGCTACCTGGCGATTGCTTCGGCGAATAGTGCCCTGGAATATATCGACGAACATCCTAATGATGTGAGTCTGATTCCTTATAGGGGAGAGGCTTTAGTGGCCAGAGCTTATGCGCATTTTATGCTGGTAACACTATATTCCAAAACTTATAATATTGGAGGCGATAATACTTCTCCAGGTATTCCATATGTAACGAAACCGGAGACTGTTGTTGCCGGACAATATAAGCGGGAAACGGTTAGGGAAACTTATGACAAGATCGAACGTGACCTGACTGAAGGAATTACTATGATTAACAATTCGGTATATAAAGTCCCTAAATACCATTTTACTTCTAATGCTGCTAATGCATTTGCAGCAAGGTTCTATTTGTTTAAAGGTGATTATAATAAGGTGATTACCTATGCAGGAAAAGTATTTACTTCAGCTGCTCAGGCGAAGACTATGCTTAGACCATGGAACACTTCTTACCTGGCATTATCAAGCGGAGAGTTCAGAACGGCTTTCACTCAGTCCAACCAGAATTCGAATTTATTATTAGCTGAAGCCGGCTCAGCCTGGGCCCGGAATTTTTATGGCAGGTATTCATTGGGTCAAACGGTTATGGCGACTATAGATGGTCCAAACATCAGTGGTGGACGTTTTGCTCACCGTAATTTTAACAGAGAGCCTTTTTATTCTCTGCTTAAGTTTAAAGAGTTGTTTTTTGAAAGCCAGATTGGTTCTGGTTTCGGAGATCCTTACGTTATGGTTCCTTTATTTACCAGCGATGAGCTGTTAATGAACCGGGCCGAGGCTTATAGCTCCAGTAATCAGTTTGATTTGGCTCTGGCAGATATTAATACTTTCTTAAGTACCAGAATCCTGAATTATAATCCAGCTGCGCATGAAGTAACGCTGGCTAAAATAGCCACTTATTATGGTACTCCTGATGCAAAAGCCGGATTGATTAAGACCATTCTGGACCTGAAAAAAGTAGAGTTTATTTCGGAGGGATTACGATGGTTTGATTTGAACAGGCATAAATTGACTATCAGACACCTTGTGCTGGATGCCAACAGGGGGAAAACTTATATCGAATTAAAAGCTGATGATCCGCGCAGGTTATTCCAGTTGCCAAATCCGGTTGTAAAAGCGGGACTGGAATTGAACCCAAGATAA
- a CDS encoding substrate import-associated zinc metallohydrolase lipoprotein, translating into MMKKIFVYALLLSSVLASCKKEAALNVDLSKTNPSTFVPGTLDKWLASNFLDPYNMEILYRFDRFQAPIDKELVPVIEDQVQPVMEAIRDCWIEPYLQIAGENFLKPIIPKQIALVGSPQYNIDNTITLGTADAGRRINLFTINGYDKANVPGVEELMHTIHHEFVHILHQNIPVPADFEQISPEHIGGSWAARDNTFAIAKELGFITRYARMNRDEDFAETASTLLVEGQEAYTAFANTSSASGELRLKRKEQMVVDYYKVNHGLDFRALQDKILLAKEKLTGQKRSFVTNFSEGLYKGLTFSRNAASQPAAFLTAFDDSRAAVRAETGLSLSANFSLDFANLRTNTSDMILKFTAGSAGIWYNVTLATDPASGRLRFSLADPGAGTEYGNGDFLKPQMQTLLDYMTLRVLRGDWIENLIPNSKGVVAGFLIPSTNQLSFYGTLKK; encoded by the coding sequence ATGATGAAAAAGATTTTTGTATATGCACTGCTGTTAAGCTCAGTTTTAGCATCGTGTAAAAAAGAAGCGGCATTAAATGTCGATCTAAGTAAGACTAATCCGAGTACTTTTGTACCCGGAACACTGGATAAATGGTTAGCCTCTAATTTTCTGGATCCATATAATATGGAAATATTATATCGGTTTGATCGTTTTCAGGCCCCGATTGATAAGGAGTTGGTTCCTGTAATCGAAGACCAGGTTCAGCCCGTGATGGAGGCTATCCGTGACTGCTGGATAGAGCCTTATCTTCAGATTGCCGGTGAAAATTTCCTTAAACCAATTATTCCAAAGCAAATCGCATTGGTTGGTAGCCCTCAGTATAATATCGACAATACCATTACCCTGGGTACTGCTGATGCCGGAAGACGGATTAACCTGTTTACGATAAACGGGTACGATAAAGCAAATGTTCCAGGTGTTGAAGAGTTGATGCATACCATTCACCATGAATTTGTACACATACTTCATCAGAATATTCCGGTTCCAGCTGATTTTGAACAGATTTCTCCTGAGCATATCGGCGGATCATGGGCAGCAAGAGATAATACCTTTGCAATTGCAAAAGAACTTGGTTTTATTACCAGATATGCCAGGATGAACAGAGATGAGGATTTTGCGGAAACGGCTTCTACTTTACTGGTTGAAGGGCAGGAGGCATACACAGCTTTTGCGAATACCAGCAGTGCTTCCGGGGAACTCAGGCTAAAAAGGAAAGAACAAATGGTGGTGGATTACTATAAAGTAAACCATGGCCTGGATTTTCGCGCATTACAGGATAAAATCTTGCTGGCAAAGGAAAAGCTAACAGGTCAGAAAAGATCGTTTGTGACTAACTTCAGTGAAGGTTTGTATAAAGGACTTACCTTCAGCAGAAATGCCGCCAGTCAGCCTGCAGCCTTCCTGACTGCTTTTGATGATAGCAGGGCAGCGGTTAGAGCGGAAACAGGACTTAGCCTCAGCGCGAATTTCTCCCTTGATTTTGCAAACCTTAGAACCAATACTTCTGATATGATTTTGAAGTTTACGGCTGGTTCTGCCGGAATTTGGTACAATGTTACCCTGGCGACAGATCCTGCAAGTGGCAGATTAAGATTTTCATTAGCTGACCCGGGAGCAGGCACTGAATATGGAAATGGTGACTTTTTAAAACCTCAAATGCAAACGCTATTAGATTATATGACACTTAGGGTTTTAAGAGGAGATTGGATAGAAAACCTGATTCCAAATTCGAAGGGAGTAGTTGCAGGATTTCTGATTCCATCAACAAATCAATTGTCATTTTATGGTACACTAAAAAAATAA
- a CDS encoding DUF4302 domain-containing protein — MKKILIIGLFVVLGIQACKKDQELVDNQKPEERISESLEKYKKELVGSANGWKGFLYTTAMGGGYSFYMNFGDDGRVTMRSDFDADEATESKGSTFQLKQVMAPTLIFDTYNYLHLLSDPSSSVFGGIEGQGYGSDFEFEIREQVGDTLKLVGKKRNTEFVLVKATAAEKAFYNGADYPKMISDVNQYLVENPFLFIPDPKDNAKKIQVSVKPGLDSRSFLLNLLNGGVITGGEVPLSFSPAGFRFRNPLSFQTANFLSLDWDKSARKLFLNTSGGRVEVKTSTSAIIPLHLLIGTAASSFGIPGSTPLPGSSDSFIAGYNSVKTAAAGFNSTISDFSFDFNKNAKTFVISFTLNQQGNLFAAVYTYDYTQTENGEFKFSGLIASGGAGPALLPAMRAAMLNRFDNDTFTVDYYNDLTTGRLLGKMTSKEQPGFNFTGVLR; from the coding sequence ATGAAAAAGATATTAATAATAGGACTTTTTGTAGTGCTGGGCATTCAGGCATGTAAAAAAGATCAGGAGCTGGTTGATAACCAGAAGCCAGAAGAACGCATTAGCGAGAGCCTGGAAAAATATAAAAAGGAACTGGTAGGAAGTGCCAATGGATGGAAGGGTTTTCTATATACCACCGCGATGGGCGGAGGATATAGCTTCTACATGAACTTTGGAGATGATGGCAGGGTAACCATGAGATCTGATTTCGATGCAGATGAGGCAACGGAGTCTAAAGGAAGTACTTTCCAGTTGAAGCAGGTAATGGCTCCGACACTAATTTTCGATACCTATAATTACCTTCATTTATTATCTGACCCCAGCTCTAGTGTGTTTGGTGGAATTGAAGGACAAGGATATGGTTCTGATTTCGAATTTGAAATCAGGGAGCAGGTTGGAGATACTTTGAAATTGGTTGGTAAGAAACGGAATACTGAATTTGTACTGGTAAAAGCTACAGCGGCTGAGAAAGCATTTTATAACGGAGCTGATTATCCGAAAATGATTTCGGATGTAAATCAGTATTTAGTGGAAAATCCTTTCCTGTTTATTCCTGATCCTAAAGATAATGCGAAGAAGATACAGGTTTCAGTGAAGCCCGGACTTGATTCCAGAAGTTTTTTACTGAATCTACTTAATGGAGGAGTTATTACTGGAGGCGAAGTTCCACTTTCCTTTTCTCCGGCGGGCTTCAGGTTCCGTAATCCACTGAGTTTTCAAACTGCTAACTTCTTGTCTCTGGACTGGGATAAATCTGCCAGAAAGCTATTCCTGAACACTTCAGGTGGAAGAGTTGAAGTGAAAACGAGTACGTCAGCAATTATTCCATTGCATTTGTTAATTGGTACTGCTGCAAGCTCTTTTGGAATTCCCGGAAGTACTCCGTTACCTGGTTCGAGTGATTCGTTTATTGCAGGATACAATTCGGTAAAAACGGCCGCTGCCGGATTCAATTCTACGATAAGTGATTTTAGCTTCGATTTTAATAAGAATGCCAAGACTTTTGTAATCAGCTTTACCTTAAATCAGCAGGGAAATCTTTTTGCTGCTGTATATACGTATGATTATACCCAAACAGAAAACGGTGAATTTAAGTTTAGCGGTTTAATTGCCAGTGGAGGTGCAGGCCCTGCATTGTTACCTGCAATGAGAGCTGCAATGCTGAATCGTTTCGATAATGATACGTTTACTGTTGATTACTATAATGATTTGACGACCGGACGTTTGTTAGGTAAGATGACGAGTAAGGAACAACCTGGATTTAATTTTACAGGAGTTCTTAGATAA
- a CDS encoding DUF983 domain-containing protein — protein MERTSKLYALVHGKCPQCRRGDIFTGSLYGFNIQRTNTVCSHCDFRFEIEPGYFYAAMYVSYAMNCAEMISLGVAAYVLSGGWLEFESFWLYITVIFSGCLILAPFNYRYSRVILLHWLSPKIKYNAYYDKP, from the coding sequence ATGGAAAGAACCTCTAAGTTGTATGCACTTGTGCATGGGAAATGCCCACAGTGTCGCAGAGGCGATATTTTTACCGGAAGTCTGTATGGTTTCAATATTCAGCGAACCAATACGGTATGCAGTCATTGTGATTTTCGTTTCGAGATAGAGCCGGGTTATTTTTATGCAGCAATGTATGTAAGTTATGCGATGAACTGCGCGGAGATGATTTCACTCGGAGTAGCTGCTTATGTTCTGTCCGGTGGCTGGCTTGAATTTGAATCTTTTTGGTTATACATTACCGTGATTTTTTCCGGATGTTTAATCCTGGCCCCATTTAACTATCGCTATTCCCGCGTGATTTTATTACATTGGCTATCACCAAAAATTAAGTACAACGCCTATTACGATAAGCCATGA
- a CDS encoding DUF2461 domain-containing protein, which translates to MIKPETLAFITDVAQNNTREWFAENKGRYETAKDDVLAFVDQLIPLLAAVDPEFSIDTPAKKCLLRIYRDVRFSKNKDPYKNNYGISFNVKGKGIPDPGYYLHIQPGQCFLGAGFWMPEAPVLKKIREEIDYNTSEFLNIIHAKSFENTFKLSQEDKLKNAPKGYEVDHPQIELLKLKSFIAIYPLKDKELLEAGIVDKLKTAFESVYPFILFLRNAVAQ; encoded by the coding sequence ATGATTAAACCAGAAACATTAGCTTTTATAACCGACGTCGCCCAGAATAATACCCGCGAATGGTTTGCAGAAAATAAAGGCAGATACGAAACCGCAAAGGATGATGTATTGGCTTTTGTGGATCAGCTGATTCCACTGCTGGCTGCAGTTGATCCGGAATTTTCAATTGATACCCCAGCGAAAAAATGTTTGCTCCGCATTTACAGGGATGTAAGGTTCAGTAAAAATAAAGACCCTTATAAGAATAACTACGGCATCTCTTTCAATGTGAAAGGAAAAGGCATTCCAGACCCGGGATATTACCTTCACATCCAACCGGGACAATGTTTTTTAGGTGCAGGATTCTGGATGCCTGAAGCACCTGTACTCAAGAAAATCAGAGAAGAAATAGATTATAATACTTCAGAATTTTTAAATATTATACATGCTAAAAGTTTTGAAAACACGTTTAAACTGAGTCAGGAGGATAAACTGAAAAATGCGCCCAAAGGTTATGAGGTTGACCATCCTCAAATTGAACTGTTAAAGCTAAAAAGCTTTATTGCGATTTATCCGCTGAAAGACAAAGAATTGCTGGAAGCCGGAATCGTGGATAAGTTGAAAACTGCTTTTGAAAGTGTTTATCCCTTTATATTATTTTTGAGAAATGCCGTAGCGCAATAG
- a CDS encoding OmpA/MotB family protein: MKRTVLLLFAGLFATAFSACVVLSPKKYKALLAKQDSLSSGLEQAHLKGEYLEGLIARLKKDTTGLSATLNDLRNKYSEIDGNYAKLKDNSSTEISKLSQDLKKREQRLKEVEEILRKRDEATNQLKEKLQQALLGFTKSGLTVEIKNGKVYVSLMDKLLFPSGSIIIDEKGKQALTQLAGVLKEQPEINIAVEGHTDSQKITNLGQIKDNWDLSVLRSTSVVRYLTEVAKVEGVRMTATGKGEFQPLAPNTGADGRSKNRRIEIVLSPKLDELYNLIKQ; this comes from the coding sequence ATGAAAAGAACCGTTTTACTCTTATTTGCAGGATTGTTTGCAACCGCATTCAGCGCCTGTGTGGTGTTATCCCCTAAAAAGTATAAAGCCTTATTGGCAAAACAGGATTCATTGAGTTCTGGTCTGGAGCAGGCGCACCTGAAGGGAGAATACCTGGAAGGTTTGATTGCGAGATTGAAAAAAGACACCACCGGCCTCAGTGCGACTTTAAATGATCTGAGAAATAAGTATTCTGAAATAGATGGCAACTATGCCAAGTTAAAAGATAACAGCTCTACAGAGATCAGCAAACTTTCTCAGGATCTTAAAAAGAGAGAGCAGCGTCTGAAAGAAGTAGAAGAGATCCTGCGTAAGCGTGACGAAGCGACCAATCAGCTGAAGGAAAAATTGCAGCAAGCCTTACTGGGTTTTACGAAAAGCGGCTTAACGGTAGAAATTAAAAACGGAAAGGTGTACGTGTCGCTTATGGATAAATTATTGTTCCCTTCGGGCAGTATTATTATTGATGAAAAAGGAAAGCAGGCACTTACCCAGCTGGCAGGTGTTCTGAAAGAACAGCCGGAAATTAACATTGCCGTAGAAGGACATACGGATTCTCAGAAAATCACTAACCTTGGGCAGATAAAAGACAATTGGGACCTCAGTGTATTGAGATCGACCTCTGTAGTCCGGTATCTGACGGAAGTTGCCAAGGTAGAAGGTGTCCGTATGACCGCGACAGGTAAAGGTGAATTTCAACCCTTGGCACCAAATACAGGTGCTGACGGCAGAAGTAAAAACAGAAGAATTGAAATTGTACTTTCTCCTAAGTTGGACGAGTTGTACAACCTGATTAAACAATAG